Proteins encoded within one genomic window of Oryza glaberrima chromosome 12, OglaRS2, whole genome shotgun sequence:
- the LOC127758035 gene encoding calcium-binding protein CBP: MAGYPPNPGSGYPYGGAGGYGAPPPPYGSSPAPSAPPYGAKPPKEGKTSSSSAPYYGGGGGYGAPPSTQPYGSGGGYGAPPSSQPYGAPYGAPPPSSAPYGAPGGYGSPFASLVPSAFPPGTDPNVVACFQAADRDGSGMIDDKELQSALSGYSQSFSLRTVHLLMYLFTNTNVRKIGPKEFTSVFYSLQNWRSIFERFDRDRSGKIDATELRDALLSLGYSVSPTVLDLLVSKFDKTGGKNKAIEYDNFIECCLTVKGLTEKFKEKDTAFSGSATFTYEAFMLTVLPFLIA, encoded by the exons ATGGCCGGCTACCCGCCAAATCCCGGCTCCGGCTACCcctacggcggcgccggcggctacggcgccccgccaccgccgtacggctcctcccccgccccctCCGCCCCGCCGTACGGCGCGAAGCCTCCCAAGGAAGGTAagacctcctcctcttccgcccCTTActacggcggcggaggcggctacgGCGCCCCGCCATCCACCCAGCCCTACGGCAGCGGAGGCGGCTACGGCGCCCCGCCCTCCAGCCAGCCGTACGGCGCGCCATACGGGgccccgccgccctcgtcggcgCCCTACGGGGCGCCCGGCGGGTACGGCAGCCCGTTCGCGTCACTGGTGCCGTCGGCGTTCCCGCCCGGGACGGATCCCAACGTGGTGGCGTGCTTCCAGGCGGCGGACCGCGACGGCAGCGGGATGATCGACGACAAGGAGCTGCAGTCCGCGCTGTCCGGGTACAGCCAGAGCTTCAGCCTCCGCACCGTCCACCTCCTCATGTACCTCTTCACCAACACCAACGTCCGCAAGATTG GTCCCAAGGAATTTACCTCTGTGTTTTACAGTCTTCAGAATTGGAGG TCCATTTTCGAGAGGTTTGATCGTGACCGAAGTGGTAAAATTGATGCAACAGAATTGCGTGATGCTCTTCTCAGTCTGGGATATTCAGTTTCTCCAACTGTGCTAGACTTGCTTGTGTCAAAGTTTGACAAGACTGGGGGCAAGAACAAAGCCATTGAATATGATAACTTCATTGA ATGCTGCCTCACAGTTAAG GGTCTGACTGAGAAGTTCAAGGAAAAAGACACAGCCTTCTCGGGCTCTGCGACTTTTACTTACGAGGCTTTCATGCTGACTGTACTCCCTTTTCTCATTGCATAA
- the LOC127757153 gene encoding uncharacterized protein LOC127757153 isoform X3 yields the protein MATVVRACMPLPPAAVASSSAAPSTDAQAQRSPSSSSARVLVLGGTGRVGGSTATALSKLRPDLNILIAGRNREKGESLASKLGEESEFVQVDIRDRNMLEEALQDVDLVVHAAGPFQRENECTVLQAAIATKTAYIDVCDDTDYSWRAKGFHEQAKDCGIPAITTAGIYPGVSNVMAAELVHAARSENAGEPERLRFFYYTAGTGGAGPTILTTSFLLLAEDVIAYNKGEEIKLKPYSGALSIDFGKGVRKKDVYLLNLPEVKSAYKVLGVPTVSARFGTAPFFWNWGMQAFANFLPVEFLRDKNKVLKLVGFVDPFVRAIDGIAGERVSMRVSSLEAYYF from the exons ATGGCCACCGTGGTGAGGGCATGCATGCCGCTGCcacctgccgccgtcgcctcctcatCCGCCGCTCCCTCCACGGACGCGCAGGCGCAGAGGagtccctcctcctccagcgcGCGCGTGCTCGTGCTCGGCGGCACCGGCCGCGTCGGCGggtccaccgccaccgcgctctCCAAGCTCCGCCCCGACCTCAACATCCTCATCGCCGGCAGGAACCG aGAGAAAGGTGAATCTTTGGCATCTAAACTCGGGGAGGAATCGGAGTTTGTCCAAGTAGATATTCGCGACAGGAACATGTTGGAGGAAGCGCTACAGG atgTGGATTTAGTTGTTCATGCTGCTGGACCTTTCCAAAGGGAGAATGAGTGCACTGTCCTACAGGCAGCAATAGCGACCAAG acgGCATATATTGATGTTTGTGATGATACAGACTATTCGTGGAGAGCAAAGGGTTTCCATGAACAAGCAAAAGATTGCGGTATCCCAGCTATTACAACTGCCGGCATCTATCCTGGAGTGAGCAATG TGATGGCTGCTGAGCTTGTTCATGCTGCTAGAAGTGAAAATGCTGGTGAACCTGAAAGATTAAG ATTCTTTTATTATACTGCAGGCACTGGTGGTGCTGGGCCAACAATATTAACAACTAGTTTTCTGCTTCTTGCGGAGGATGTAATCGCATATAACAAAG GAGAAGAAATAAAGTTGAAGCCCTACAGTGGAGCTCTCAGCATTGATTTTGGCAAAGGGGTTAGGAAGAAAGATGTTTACTTACT GAATTTGCCTGAGGTGAAGAGTGCTTATAAGGTTTTAGGTGTGCCTACTGTTAGTGCTCGCTTCGGTACTGCTCCTTTTTTCTGGAATTGGGGAATGCAGGCCTTCGCAAACTTTTTACCTGTT GAATTCTTGAGGGATAAAAATAAGGTTCTAAAATTGGTTGGATTTGTTGATCCTTTTGTCCGAGCTATCGATGGTATTGCTGGAGAGCGTGTTTCCATGAGA GTTAGCAGCCTAGAAGCATACTACTTCTAG
- the LOC127757153 gene encoding uncharacterized protein LOC127757153 isoform X2, whose protein sequence is MATVVRACMPLPPAAVASSSAAPSTDAQAQRSPSSSSARVLVLGGTGRVGGSTATALSKLRPDLNILIAGRNREKGESLASKLGEESEFVQVDIRDRNMLEEALQDVDLVVHAAGPFQRENECTVLQAAIATKTAYIDVCDDTDYSWRAKGFHEQAKDCGIPAITTAGIYPGVSNVMAAELVHAARSENAGEPERLRFFYYTAGTGGAGPTILTTSFLLLAEDVIAYNKGEEIKLKPYSGALSIDFGKGEFLRDKNKVLKLVGFVDPFVRAIDGIAGERVSMRVDLDCSNGKNTIGLFSHRKLSVSVGYATAAFVLAVLEGSTQPGVWFPEEPEGVAIESRKVLLERASQGTTIFVMNKPSWMIETDPKEVGLGIYV, encoded by the exons ATGGCCACCGTGGTGAGGGCATGCATGCCGCTGCcacctgccgccgtcgcctcctcatCCGCCGCTCCCTCCACGGACGCGCAGGCGCAGAGGagtccctcctcctccagcgcGCGCGTGCTCGTGCTCGGCGGCACCGGCCGCGTCGGCGggtccaccgccaccgcgctctCCAAGCTCCGCCCCGACCTCAACATCCTCATCGCCGGCAGGAACCG aGAGAAAGGTGAATCTTTGGCATCTAAACTCGGGGAGGAATCGGAGTTTGTCCAAGTAGATATTCGCGACAGGAACATGTTGGAGGAAGCGCTACAGG atgTGGATTTAGTTGTTCATGCTGCTGGACCTTTCCAAAGGGAGAATGAGTGCACTGTCCTACAGGCAGCAATAGCGACCAAG acgGCATATATTGATGTTTGTGATGATACAGACTATTCGTGGAGAGCAAAGGGTTTCCATGAACAAGCAAAAGATTGCGGTATCCCAGCTATTACAACTGCCGGCATCTATCCTGGAGTGAGCAATG TGATGGCTGCTGAGCTTGTTCATGCTGCTAGAAGTGAAAATGCTGGTGAACCTGAAAGATTAAG ATTCTTTTATTATACTGCAGGCACTGGTGGTGCTGGGCCAACAATATTAACAACTAGTTTTCTGCTTCTTGCGGAGGATGTAATCGCATATAACAAAG GAGAAGAAATAAAGTTGAAGCCCTACAGTGGAGCTCTCAGCATTGATTTTGGCAAAGGG GAATTCTTGAGGGATAAAAATAAGGTTCTAAAATTGGTTGGATTTGTTGATCCTTTTGTCCGAGCTATCGATGGTATTGCTGGAGAGCGTGTTTCCATGAGA GTAGACTTAGATTGTTCAAATGGAAAGAATACTATTGGATTATTTTCTCATAGAAAGCTATCTGT ATCGGTGGGCTATGCAACAGCAGCATTTGTTTTAGCAGTTCTTGAGGGCAGCACACAGCCTGGCGTATGGTTTCCAGAGGAG CCAGAGGGAGTAGCAATTGAATCAAGGAAGGTGCTTCTTGAGCGGGCGTCTCAAGGAACAACGATCTTCGTGATGAACAA GCCTTCCTGGATGATAGAGACTGATCCAAAGGAAGTTGGCCTGGGAATATATGTGTAG
- the LOC127757153 gene encoding uncharacterized protein LOC127757153 isoform X1: MATVVRACMPLPPAAVASSSAAPSTDAQAQRSPSSSSARVLVLGGTGRVGGSTATALSKLRPDLNILIAGRNREKGESLASKLGEESEFVQVDIRDRNMLEEALQDVDLVVHAAGPFQRENECTVLQAAIATKTAYIDVCDDTDYSWRAKGFHEQAKDCGIPAITTAGIYPGVSNVMAAELVHAARSENAGEPERLRFFYYTAGTGGAGPTILTTSFLLLAEDVIAYNKGEEIKLKPYSGALSIDFGKGVRKKDVYLLNLPEVKSAYKVLGVPTVSARFGTAPFFWNWGMQAFANFLPVEFLRDKNKVLKLVGFVDPFVRAIDGIAGERVSMRVDLDCSNGKNTIGLFSHRKLSVSVGYATAAFVLAVLEGSTQPGVWFPEEPEGVAIESRKVLLERASQGTTIFVMNKPSWMIETDPKEVGLGIYV, from the exons ATGGCCACCGTGGTGAGGGCATGCATGCCGCTGCcacctgccgccgtcgcctcctcatCCGCCGCTCCCTCCACGGACGCGCAGGCGCAGAGGagtccctcctcctccagcgcGCGCGTGCTCGTGCTCGGCGGCACCGGCCGCGTCGGCGggtccaccgccaccgcgctctCCAAGCTCCGCCCCGACCTCAACATCCTCATCGCCGGCAGGAACCG aGAGAAAGGTGAATCTTTGGCATCTAAACTCGGGGAGGAATCGGAGTTTGTCCAAGTAGATATTCGCGACAGGAACATGTTGGAGGAAGCGCTACAGG atgTGGATTTAGTTGTTCATGCTGCTGGACCTTTCCAAAGGGAGAATGAGTGCACTGTCCTACAGGCAGCAATAGCGACCAAG acgGCATATATTGATGTTTGTGATGATACAGACTATTCGTGGAGAGCAAAGGGTTTCCATGAACAAGCAAAAGATTGCGGTATCCCAGCTATTACAACTGCCGGCATCTATCCTGGAGTGAGCAATG TGATGGCTGCTGAGCTTGTTCATGCTGCTAGAAGTGAAAATGCTGGTGAACCTGAAAGATTAAG ATTCTTTTATTATACTGCAGGCACTGGTGGTGCTGGGCCAACAATATTAACAACTAGTTTTCTGCTTCTTGCGGAGGATGTAATCGCATATAACAAAG GAGAAGAAATAAAGTTGAAGCCCTACAGTGGAGCTCTCAGCATTGATTTTGGCAAAGGGGTTAGGAAGAAAGATGTTTACTTACT GAATTTGCCTGAGGTGAAGAGTGCTTATAAGGTTTTAGGTGTGCCTACTGTTAGTGCTCGCTTCGGTACTGCTCCTTTTTTCTGGAATTGGGGAATGCAGGCCTTCGCAAACTTTTTACCTGTT GAATTCTTGAGGGATAAAAATAAGGTTCTAAAATTGGTTGGATTTGTTGATCCTTTTGTCCGAGCTATCGATGGTATTGCTGGAGAGCGTGTTTCCATGAGA GTAGACTTAGATTGTTCAAATGGAAAGAATACTATTGGATTATTTTCTCATAGAAAGCTATCTGT ATCGGTGGGCTATGCAACAGCAGCATTTGTTTTAGCAGTTCTTGAGGGCAGCACACAGCCTGGCGTATGGTTTCCAGAGGAG CCAGAGGGAGTAGCAATTGAATCAAGGAAGGTGCTTCTTGAGCGGGCGTCTCAAGGAACAACGATCTTCGTGATGAACAA GCCTTCCTGGATGATAGAGACTGATCCAAAGGAAGTTGGCCTGGGAATATATGTGTAG